A single region of the Xiphias gladius isolate SHS-SW01 ecotype Sanya breed wild chromosome 17, ASM1685928v1, whole genome shotgun sequence genome encodes:
- the LOC120803029 gene encoding claudin-3-like yields the protein MSMGMEIVGIALGVLGFIIAIVTCALPMWRVTAFIGANIITAQTIWEGLWMNCVTQSTGQMQCKVYDSLLALPQELQASRAMMIIAIILGVLGVMISIVGAKCTNCIEDEPSKAKVMIISGIFFLLAGLLVLIPVSWTASVIIKDFYNPLLTNAQRRELGASLYIGWGAAALLLIGGAMLCSSCPPNEEKYKPPRMAYSAPRSTSAGGGYDRKDYV from the coding sequence ATGTCGATGGGCATGGAGATTGTGGGCATTGCCCTTGGAGTCCTTGGATTTATCATTGCTATAGTTACATGTGCCCTGCCAATGTGGAGGGTGACAGCCTTCATCGGAGCAAACATCATCACCGCTCAGACCATCTGGGAGGGATTGTGGATGAACTGTGTCACCCAGAGCACAGGCCAGATGCAGTGCAAGGTCTACGACTCATTGCTGGCTTTGCCCCAAGAGCTGCAGGCCTCCAGAGCGATGATGATCATCGCCATCATACTTGGGGTATTAGGGGTCATGATCTCCATTGTCGGTGCCAAGTGCACGAACTGCATTGAAGATGAGCCATCGAAGGCCAAAGTGATGATCATCTCTGGAATCTTCTTCCTCCTCGCTGGCCTTTTGGTCCTCATCCCCGTCTCCTGGACCGCCAGTGTCATTATCAAGGATTTCTACAACCCCCTCCTGACCAACGCACAGAGGAGGGAGCTGGGGGCATCCCTCTACATCGGCTGGGGGGCAGCTGCCCTGCTCCTGATTGGCGGGGCAATGCTGTGCAGCAGCTGCCCACCAAACGAAGAGAAGTATAAGCCACCCCGGATGGCGTACTCAGCCCCACGCAGCACCAGTGCAGGTGGAGGGTATGACAGGAAAGATTATGTTTGA